The genomic window aaacagtttttttttatttttttaaataatcagcTAAATTAATTCTAAATTAGGGCTGgtactatccgcatattcgaatatccggatatccatacggatatgcgttgacacggataaaatccggacggcatggatatcggGTTAATCATGGTtcgtgaaactatccggatatccggatttatgaagatcctgttaataaccgtatttttcaatatccagtgaaagcaacaaattgatttaacatatacatatgtacatacatatgtgtatttaacattaataacaaaaataattgttgatggttgtaaaattgtagctttttaatttatttaatttttgacgttaattttataatctacaaacatattttgtgaataatttttcgatgtttgcttcgttcaattctgatatgcagatattcaacttttatattccagtatccggacatacggatatccggatttccgTTTACATATCCGGATAACCGAACAGCGGATTTCCCATTtatgaatccggatatccggatagccggatttatTGCTTAGCTATCccgttattcgaatatccggttatccggatagttgaaaaatccggatgcagttcacagccgtATTCTAAATATATCTCGCAATTTTATTCTCGTGAATTTTTTTCCGAGGAAAATTTCCACTAATTCTTTTCACTTTGGGAGAACAATAATTAGGAATATAggaattttgaattttcgaagTTGGTTGTTTTGGCAAATCGCATTTTGTTGCGCATTTTGTTTGGTTTAAGAAACTAAAAAGTTTAATTGTTGTGACGAATGTATTAAAATTTGAGAATAAAATATacaacaatgcacagtattgcttTGCAAATGGTATTGGACGAAATGAGTAATgcattggtgccacagcaacaacaacagagtaGGGTAAGAAGACTGCGCAATAACAGgaattttctggcggccatgtCGAGCCCAACTGCTCTTTCGTCATACGCCAAATCTCTTTAAACCTTTTGCAAAAATCCTTGcgaaatttctggatggttatttATATACTTTTCGACTGAAAATAAAAAGTATTATGATAGAATATGAATGTATTTTAGCACAAATGTTTACAAATAACTATTTTTTGgtaaaagaaaaatgtaatttaacTATTTTGTACGTTCCTTTTAACAAGTGCAAAAAAAATCCTTCacaatggcagagaaatctccctctcaatCACGTTCATAGTACCTACTTTTGTCCCTTAACCGGTTTTTCCTTTTTCGGACATTGTTCAGAATACCGAAGAGGAAagagagaagtgaaaaaactcacaaggattttttatttaaaatacgagGAATGGGTCAATTATAATTACCTTGTATATACAGACTTATCTTAAGCTTTATTCGCAAATGCACtaagaaagtttaaaattttgcatGAGAGCAAAAAATGTTTTAGTTTCAGATGCTTTTTCAAAGTGGCGAAACTCCGTTATTGGTTCCAAAACTTACAAAAATCTATGATGCATTTTAATATATCGCCCACTAACTACAAGagtcataacttaaaatttttcaaactcggtttttttccataaaccaattcacagtacacatctctaactgccccttaaatttcgttgtcattattttcttctttaactggaaaattaccgttatgccagttttggtgtttTATTGCATCACttgcatagtgtacaagtacaagtgtgttgacttatctgtcaagcattctgacaggcactcgctggattcggcagACCgaaaatgacagcgaattcaaaatggataccattaccgaatgcgccgaatgattgaaaaatttaaaaagtcgaGACGATAAAAAtattgtcgttgagaccaaaaatgcgactctagacctgagatttccatcaggtgagcgaggctgtttgtagttttgacgtttatcgcttagtgaacacacttgtataggtacactatgatcacttgcgctgtatcaactaaagcttgaaacacaatgccctgacgccgcgaaataaacgcgacgaacatcgcgttgtcaaaaatagaatccccataattacatgaaggtgaacacaatgaacgccaagagcgaaatttacgcgacgtcattttgcgacgatagatttatttctatcgtcgccgccgggcgatgacgacaaacatcccaagggttgctgctgttcaattttttaagtataaaaaaaagaaagcataatatccaaaaaccaaatttttttctttacatataatttttaatttttagtttaatttcttaacatatttgttttgttttgttaatttcttaacattttcttaacatttttgttttgttttgttaatttcttaacattttgggcgtgttttagcagtcaagtgctaaagcagagaatcaaaatagttttaattgttttcatctttatttctaaataatggccactctgaataaacagcgtcaatttcgcccggaATTGtattttaagtagacgaaatgtctgggcgtaatttgaaaaatgtcatcgcccgacgcggcgtatatcgtcgtcgctcggcattgtgtttcaagcataatgagtactatttttagttgtgtcaatgtgcttaagaacaagtgaacagtttgtttacgcataaagcgtattattttaaattctgactatcttgttgcaaaaaagttttaactttgttgtttattaattaaaattgtgtctttttatacgtagagtaagtaaatttgcttgtattattgtgaaatgtgccttttttgatgaaataattgtgctataaaattgtcataaatagtcataattcaaaattgctatatattttgtccgtaaacaaataattacaacaaaatttcgtcaattcattttataatgaaggtctccttctttgtaaaactggttttcagtataacattacagacgttttcacataaacggtttttcttctctcctgaacatttacatttttcaagttgtgactcttttgtagttagtgtgcgttATCTTACCAATTATATcttgaattaagctaacgatatattcattaatttttcatttcatattgtttatttatttccagATGCACGTTCCGAAAACAACATCATTCCGCATCAATATGCATACAATTTAGATGAATCACTCAACACTGataaatatatgaatattaaGGTTTCCGAATTGATCGATCCTAAGGTGTTGGAAACTTAGCGAATAGATACATTTATAAAATGTTCGTAATGGAAAATAACGAATATTTGTGACGTTCCAAGCGTGATCTACAccttttccaatttaagttcagaaaattacaattcaagttcagaaaattacaattcaagtgcagaatttccaatttaaattcagaaatttacaattcaagttcagaaatttacaattgaagttcagaattttcaattcaagttcagaaaattacaattcaagttcagaaattccaatttacattcagaaatttacaattcaaatacagaaaattacaattcaagttcagaaattccaatttaaattcagaaatttccaattcaagttcaaaaatttccaattcaagttcagaaaatttgtcgggtatttttttttcatccaatggatataaatgtatgtaagatGGTATGTATGAAGGAAGCATTgacatcttaactcgtttaaattaattttgtgggatagcgaagaaaaaactctcgctcataagaagcaattgcaatgccatccagctatatccttagcgtcacaaccattgatctgcactgagtatgacagcagtgatgacgaagatatgaccgaccacttaaacagtcaacggagcgtccacactccCAGAAGTAACGTATAGGCactgtctgcatagatcttggcgccatatgtcataatatctcaacttatccgccatcatcatcattcatcatgaattggcacttaatcgcgattttggcagtttcgtaacaaatcattCCAgctaaatttctgaacttgaattataaatttctgaatttatatTGGacattctgaacttgaattgtaactttctgagcttgaattgcaattttctaaacttgaattgtaaatttctgaacttaaactagaAAAGGTGTAGATACGGCTAGAAATTTAACACGCAAATGCAGCAACAATGTggaccatatggatcaatttgttgttgcatttacatgttacatttttatcggtatctgggTAACTGTTCATTGAAACGCAAGGTATTAATATTATACAGTTATTCAATTAAGTGTTAAAGAATGTTATCGAgcacatcttttttttttaaatacataactCAAAACGCGCTTAAAGCAAAAAATATAAGGGCCTAGTTCATACAAGCGTACATATATCAAATACACTAGGATCGCCTCATAGCTAACATGGTATTGATTTCCCAAATGATAATACGCGTACGATCAATGATTTCGCGCAATTGACGATTTTTTAAACGAACCGTCTCAATTAATTCTTGGTTTTCTTGCAAGGCTTTTCGATATTCATCGCATTGTGTAGGCTCATTGCGATGATCGAGTTGCTCTTCTTTATACGTTATTAAGCTCTCGACATTTGTATAATCCATGCCATGCGGATATCCGTCATTACATTTTTCATATATAATGCGTACACGCTTGAATAATAATCGAATAGTGCGAAAGTACTCCTGCACTTTCTTTTCTGTGTTGTTATCTCGATTGGCTGTTGGTTGTATAATTTTCAGCGCAGTGAATATCTCTTGAAAACGTGATGTTATATCTTGTACAGTTTCCTGGCCTAGACGCGATAGCGCTACAATATTGATCTCTTTATGTGGATTTGGTTGCGATATAGCTAACATATTTCCACTGGTTGAAGATGTGGCTGTCTGTGGTGTAGCATGTTGCTGTTGCGAATGCATCATTCCTGTTATATTTGTCTGTGGCATCTGCACTTGTTGTTGTGGCTGCTGTTGCTGAGCACCCATtgccatttgttgttgttgtgggtgtAACATTATATTTCCGGTGGGCCCACTGTTGATTCCAGGTCCACCAACGCCCATCATACCTGAACCTACCGGGGCACTGCCGCCACCACCCTGAACCATTTGAACATGTTGCTGTTGCGGAATGTTCATAAGACTTCCAGGGCCGCCCATTCCTATACCACTAGGCAGCTGTTGGGCGTGATATCCACCCATCGGCATCATACCACCACTACCAACACCAACTTGCCCAGCAGTTCCACCACCTACAATTGCATTTTGTCCCATTTGATTCATAGTACTCATCATTTGCGGtgactgttgttgctgctgcggATTGAACTGGCCCCGATGGCCTATTGGGCTATTGTAGCCACTAGGATATTGTCCTGACATTCTTACGTTCTGTAGTACTTTATTTAAATTTGCCAAATCAGTGCTTACGGTAAAGATGGCTCCCTTTCTAAGCTAAGCTTTCTAACTAaccgataaacgtcaaaattaaaaacagccTATTTCGCCTGATCAAGGACCCATTGTAAAttgatggactaatgtcaaaatcctACGTattaaatgatattaaaaaagtacaaatcagctgtcaccgtgctgccaccttgcatAGTTCCGCCGTGCAGCtgatctcaggtctagagttgcatttttggttgCAAAGAACCGCGatccaggggccctattcgctaactgtgagttttaaggtgtacacaagaaattgtgtaaactttgaaattctggtTCAGTAAAGCAAAACTTTGAACacaaaaactcactgataaaaacttcgcgagttttcttggcagccagtgtacacttttATGACATTAAAAACTCATATGCACTGTTGTA from Eurosta solidaginis isolate ZX-2024a chromosome 3, ASM4086904v1, whole genome shotgun sequence includes these protein-coding regions:
- the LOC137244824 gene encoding mediator of RNA polymerase II transcription subunit 30-like, yielding MSGQYPSGYNSPIGHRGQFNPQQQQQSPQMMSTMNQMGQNAIVGGGTAGQVGVGSGGMMPMGGYHAQQLPSGIGMGGPGSLMNIPQQQHVQMVQGGGGSAPVGSGMMGVGGPGINSGPTGNIMLHPQQQQMAMGAQQQQPQQQVQMPQTNITGMMHSQQQHATPQTATSSTSGNMLAISQPNPHKEINIVALSRLGQETVQDITSRFQEIFTALKIIQPTANRDNNTEKKVQEYFRTIRLLFKRVRIIYEKCNDGYPHGMDYTNVESLITYKEEQLDHRNEPTQCDEYRKALQENQELIETVRLKNRQLREIIDRTRIIIWEINTMLAMRRS